The proteins below come from a single Pichia kudriavzevii chromosome 2, complete sequence genomic window:
- a CDS encoding uncharacterized protein (PKUD0B03280; similar to Saccharomyces cerevisiae YHR045W; ancestral locus Anc_5.287), producing MWAILVAVIVPLIYWGYHHIIRELREIDPVLLNHQSSISETRKPSESAIYRSVDVPHGVSVTRGLNLSVGYKIRDGCLKDIWHLALRSAGKSHTTITLGKHRYTIGQVNTLLHQIKETLDNLGNIEAVALFGDLMESPELLLVVWTCFFITDIRLIYYNSKEDFQFQLEDEVNVLFTSERHVEDIPLSFKEIIGFNVKSPFTRSIDIDDVIESSFEFNYNPQIDFEHVNNQPYSFIRNRQLIRFYQLNFLSAVASKVMSIPSSLSWSTNDNLLISYTKNSCSVNNIIFETCCGLVSGLNKIDIINSREIPSMKSLAAHEPTIICIDSHILKQLCNTTRKSFMQSFILQRSEYFNSLGYFNRFGRIEKSLNLKVAYVAQLTPMLSSFISNFCKSVLGSRIIREIYTDFAIGPILKTNVYDYRVIRNKSLALSGVPANSVELKTINPKEGNSHGKLLIRGMSVGKSESLQTDEEHWVDTGLEGTFAKDGCFYTTF from the coding sequence atgtggGCAATTTTGGTGGCTGTTATAGTTCCTCTCATTTATTGGGGATACCATCACATCATACGTGAACTTAGAGAGATTGACCCTGTATTGTTGAATCATCAATCATCAATCTCAGAAACCAGAAAACCAAGCGAGTCGGCAATATACAGATCTGTCGATGTTCCTCATGGTGTTAGCGTCACAAGAGGATTGAACTTAAGCGTGGGTTATAAAATAAGAGATGGTtgtttgaaagatattTGGCATTTGGCATTACGTTCTGCCGGCAAGTCGCACACAACAATAACATTAGGGAAACACAGATACACAATTGGTCAGGTAAACACTTTGCTacatcaaataaaagagaCGTTGGATAACCTAGGAAACATTGAAGCTGTTGCTCTGTTTGGTGACTTGATGGAATCTCCAGAGTTACTTTTGGTGGTCTGGACTTGCTTTTTCATCACCGATATTAGGCTAATTTACTATAACTCAAAAGAGgatttccaatttcaaCTGGAGGATGAAGTAAATGTGCTTTTCACCAGTGAGAGGcatgttgaagatataCCActttctttcaaagaaattattgGCTTTAATGTAAAAAGTCCATTTACACGCTCAATcgatattgatgatgtaATTGAAAGCagttttgaatttaacTATAATCCTCAAATTGACTTCGAGCATGTTAATAACCAACCTTATTCTTTCATTCGTAACAGACAACTGATAAGGTTCTATCAGCTAAACTTTTTGTCTGCAGTTGCTTCTAAAGTAATGTCTATTCCTTCAAGTTTAAGCTGGAGTACAAATGACAATCTTTTAATAAGTTACACTAAAAATAGTTGCTCCGTTaataatatcatttttgaaacatgTTGTGGATTAGTTTCAGGtttgaataaaattgatataATAAATTCAAGGGAGATCCCAAGTATGAAATCTTTGGCTGCCCATGAACCAACAATAATTTGTATTGACTCTCATATATTGAAGCAACTATGCAATACTACAAGGAAAAGTTTCATGCAGAGTTTCATTTTGCAAAGATCCGAATATTTTAATTCTCTGGGCTATTTTAACAGGTTTGGAAGAATAGAGAAATCTCTAAACTTGAAAGTTGCATATGTTGCTCAATTAACGCCAATGTTGTCgtcttttatttcaaatttttgcAAGTCGGTTTTAGGATCCCGCATAATCAGGGAAATTTACACAGATTTCGCAATTGGCCCCATCTTGAAAACGAATGTATACGATTATAGGGTAATTAGAAACAAGTCTCTAGCGTTGTCTGGTGTTCCCGCTAACTCGGTTGAGCTAAAAACCATCAATCCAAAGGAGGGCAATTCTCATGGGAAGCTATTAATCCGGGGTATGTCTGTTGGCAAGAGTGAGAGCCTCCAAACGGATGAAGAGCACTGGGTTGATACAGGGCTCGAAGGTACGTTTGCCAAAGATGGCTGTTTTTACACTACTTTTTAA
- a CDS encoding uncharacterized protein (PKUD0B03270; similar to Saccharomyces cerevisiae YLR166C (SEC10); ancestral locus Anc_8.384) — protein sequence MSFGFINTNQITLESFSGDVAPVNFINEMTSFSEDIPSDSFIHTDNSDTKCIDPVPYISSLKMVQEKLATLMDECDKKKLECEKEAELKETKYHKSVMRHSKTTSSLKGNYNDLYMSVEKLNSSKIEPLSEKLKKVTTLNDNASEIIFLLKSYNHFYKHNEVPLEIMTSKKGSNTIETATTISQLLKLSSQLSQDSSLANGSKTHKLIEEVAHKFEKDQLNSFNTLYSSQNFMRLQTISNTLFAFNDGINIIDNLIENQSIFSSLQSKVNKSVDASYWVALSDPKNSSYELDGDSFELLNSLRVTINDELDSLVTIFQHNSKKALSLLMIKLAEKMLKPRLDSLLDVAKSKSKLAFLRTLHLFSNGVSQQLFLPLRTAFYESVTKLSIDTENIHYILFHRYLDENSYFKMEKENLQAYIDLLIQPFEVANRDSLRDKKLTTKIENMKLEGEYSEDEHLSNLEDYEANPYKDSASIDAPEISVNKEGTQQNIYLPDSRVLRDKSKGARKYIPSSQRLKKIAGSGFIKLNEKYSIFDRYKSPVQSDSIDPSFKESVPESNVTDSTKSVLSLQVSQNIYRLTLESLTRSIELVPTQSNFYTIELFNLLIYKIGPSYIALGLESLYGNFVDSQIKNKGVFSRGSNNTVDISFLQQLYNVLIQLYLLSTVIKKSFYPLVSTEDDSSHMCDSFNNFLQDVEIGINIIMNDTVEIIKERITSILCKQPTNDYSVVSEAERTQTSELMAMLLENILRGAMTELRFDSRLKLSFITKVSNFFLSSLIIHLSHMKVTMNGFTVLTHDLAHYILIFNNLSVENTEENMYETYGSSPRETEYTVKWERDQIENIQTAFKILNEIPGLYSCDPESLKDFCNEGKLNDLKPEIINSFISNREDFQSRFLSNS from the coding sequence ATGTCCTTTGGTTTTATCAACACCAATCAGATTACATTGGAAAGTTTCTCTGGGGATGTTGCTCCGGTgaattttatcaatgaaatGACCAGTTTTTCTGAAGACATTCCAAGCGATTCTTTTATACATACAGATAATAGTGACACCAAATGCATAGATCCAGTCCCGTATATAAGCTCTTTAAAAATGGTCCAAGAAAAGTTGGCTACATTGATGGATGAATGCgacaagaagaagctaGAATGCGAAAAGGAAGCAGAGTTGAAGGAGACGAAATACCATAAAAGTGTTATGCGACATTCGAAAACAACATCCAGTTTAAAGGGAAACTACAATGACTTGTATATGTCAGTTGAAAAACTAAATAgttccaaaattgaaccATTGAgtgaaaaactcaaaaagGTTACTACTTTGAATGACAACGCTTCTGAGATCATTTTTCTATTGAAAAGTTACAATCATTTTTATAAACACAATGAAGTGCCTCTTGAGATTATGACAAGTAAGAAGGGATCCAATACAATTGAAACAGCAACAACGATATCACAGCTATTAAAACTGTCTTCCCAACTTTCTCAAGATTCAAGTCTAGCCAATGGCTCAAAAACCCACAAACtaattgaagaagttgctcataagtttgaaaaagatcaGTTGAACTCATTCAATACCCTCTACAGTTCACAAAACTTCATGCGGCTACAGACTATTTCGAATACTTTGTTTGCATTCAACGATGGTATAAATATTATTGACAATCTGATCGAGAACCAATCAATTTTTAGCTCTCTGCAGTCAAAGGTTAATAAATCAGTAGATGCTTCTTATTGGGTTGCATTGAGTGATCCTAAAAACTCTAGCTATGAGCTGGATGGAGATTCATTTGAGTTGTTGAATTCTCTTCGAGTCACTATAAATGACGAACTTGACTCATTAGTTACTATTTTCCAGCATAATTCAAAAAAAGCCTTATCATTATTGATGATCAAGTTGGCGGAAAAGATGCTAAAACCAAGATTGGACTCTTTGTTGGATGTGGCAAAGAGCAAGTCAAAATTGGCTTTTCTAAGAACTTTGCATCTTTTTTCTAATGGCGTATCACAACAATTGTTCCTTCCACTAAGAACAGCATTTTATGAAAGCGTGACAAAACTTAGCATTGACACAGAAAATATCCATTATATCTTATTCCATAGATATCTTGATGAGAATTCCTATTTTAAGATGGAAAAAGAGAATTTGCAAGCATATATCGATTTGTTAATCCAACCCTTTGAAGTAGCTAATAGAGATTCGCTTAGAGATAAAAAATTGACTACCAAGATAGAAAATATGAAGCTAGAGGGTGAGTATTCTGAAGACGAACATTTATCAAACTTAGAAGATTATGAAGCTAATCCATACAAAGATTCCGCTTCTATCGATGCGCCGGAAATATCAGTCAATAAAGAAGGCACACAACAAAATATATACCTTCCTGATTCAAGAGTTTTAAGAGATAAGTCCAAAGGTGCAAGGAAATATATTCCTAGTTCCCAAAgactaaaaaaaattgcagGTAGCGGGTTTATTAAActtaatgaaaaatattcgATATTTGACAGGTACAAGTCACCAGTACAAAGTGATTCAATTGATCCCTCTTTCAAGGAATCTGTTCCGGAGTCAAACGTCACGGACTCTACCAAAAGTGTTCTCTCCTTGCAAGTGTCTCAGAACATCTACAGACTAACATTAGAGTCTTTAACCAGGTCAATTGAATTGGTACCTACCCAGAGTAACTTTTACACTATTGAATTATTCAACCTCTTGATATATAAGATTGGGCCTTCGTACATCGCTTTAGGTCTGGAGTCTTTATATGgtaattttgttgattcacaaatcaaaaataaaggtgTTTTCAGCAGGGGTAGCAACAACACTGTGGATATAAGCTTTTTGCAGCAACTTTACAATGTGTTGATCCAATTATACCTTTTATCCACAGTCATAAAAAAATCGTTCTACCCGTTAGTCTCCACCGAAGATGATTCAAGCCATATGTGCGActccttcaacaatttccttCAGGATGTGGAAATCGGTATCAACATAATAATGAACGATACAGTAGAAATCATAAAAGAAAGGATCACGTCCATCCTTTGCAAACAACCCACTAACGACTACTCAGTCGTAAGTGAAGCAGAAAGAACGCAAACATCTGAACTTATGGCTATGCTGcttgaaaacattttgaGAGGTGCAATGACTGAACTCAGGTTTGATTCAAGATTGAAACTGAGTTTTATAACAAAGGTATCAAACTTTTTTCTCTCGTCACTCATTATACATCTCAGCCACATGAAAGTTACAATGAATGGATTCACTGTCCTTACACATGATCTTGCTCATtatattttaatttttaaTAACCTTAGTGTTGAAAATacagaagaaaatatgTACGAAACATATGGTTCATCTCCGAGGGAAACAGAATACACAGTCAAGTGGGAGCGAGaccaaattgaaaacattcaaaCAGCATTCAAAATTCTCAATGAAATTCCTGGATTATACTCCTGCGATCCTGAATCATTGAAGGATTTCTGCAATGAAGGTAAGCTAAATGATCTTAAACCAGAAATTATTAATAGCTTCATTTCTAATCGAGAAGATTTTCAGAGTCGGTTTTTATCAAACAGCTAG